The Campylobacter armoricus sequence TTAAAAAATTTATACAAGCTTCAAAACTCCCTCATAGTGTATTTTTTGGTCCAGCAGGATGTGGAAAAACTTCTTTTGCAAGAGCTGTGGCAAATGATTTTAAATTGGATTTTTATGAATTTGATGGGGGAAATTTTAAGCTTGAAGAGCTTAGAAAAATACTAAACAATTATGAAAATTCTTTATACAAACCTTTAATTTTTATCGATGAAATTCATAGGCTTTCAAAAACCCAACAAGAAATGCTTTTAGTGCCTTTAGAAAATCAAAAGTGCATTTTCATAGGTGCAAGCACTGAAAATCCTTATTTTACTTTAACTTCAGGCATAAGAAGCAGGACTATGCTTTTTGAATTTAAAGGTTTAGAGTGTAAAGACTTAGAAAAACTTGCCACAAAGGTGCAAGAAAAATTACAATGCAAAATCGATGATGATGCAAAAGATTTTTTAATCACTTCAAGTGCAAACGATGCAAGAAGTTTTTTAAATTTATGCGAGTTTGCTCTAACTTTAGATCAAACTCATATCAAGCTTGAAACTTTAAAAAAATTAAGAGCTAATGTTTTAAGCGATGGCACTTCAAGTAAAGATACGCATTATAAACTTGCAAGTTCTTTGATAAAAAGTCTAAGGGGAAGTGATGTGGATGCGAGTTTGTATTATCTTGCAAGATTGATTGATGGGGGAGAAAGTGCTGATTTTATCGCTAGAAGATTAGTTATCTTTGCTAGTGAAGATATCTCTAATGCAAATCCACAAGCACTAAATTTAGCCACAAGCACATTAATAGCTGTAAAAAATATAGGCTATCCTGAAGCTAGGATAATCTTAGCTCAATGTGTAGTTTTTTTAGCAAGTTCTCCTAAATCAAATTCAAGCTATCTAGCAATAAATTCTGCCCTAAATTATGTCCAAAACAACCCTGCTTTAAAAATCTTATCTCATCTTGATAACAATCACCCACAAAGAAAAAACTATCTTTACCCACATGATTTTGGAGGCTGGGTAAAACAACAATACTTAGAAAAAAATTTAAGATTTTATCATAGCAAAGGTGTGGGTTTTGAAGCACAACTAGATTTGTGGTTAAAAGATATGAAAAAACCTAAAGGCTAAATTTAAGCACAATGTAAAAATATTTTTATATAATTTTTGTTTTTTAAGGTTCCGTAGCTCAGTTGGTAGAGCACCACCTTGACATGGTGGTGGTCGTTGGTTCAAGTCCAATCGGAGCCACCATTTTTTATTTCTTTCGATTTTAAAAAAACTTTAAATATTGCATTCACATAAAAATATTCCATAAATATTTCTATAAAGCACAAGAAAAAGTGAGAAGAAAAAAAATTTAAGATATTATAATTAATATTGATTTGATAGTTCTTTAAGTAAGGTTATAAAATTACTTATACCCAAAACTATATATTGGTTTTCAAAAAAACTTTACATACTAGCGATCTGCTTTTTTAATTTATAGTAAGACAATATACTATAATTTTA is a genomic window containing:
- a CDS encoding replication-associated recombination protein A, with protein sequence MTNLSLTFRPKTLDEILGQENLIEIFKKFIQASKLPHSVFFGPAGCGKTSFARAVANDFKLDFYEFDGGNFKLEELRKILNNYENSLYKPLIFIDEIHRLSKTQQEMLLVPLENQKCIFIGASTENPYFTLTSGIRSRTMLFEFKGLECKDLEKLATKVQEKLQCKIDDDAKDFLITSSANDARSFLNLCEFALTLDQTHIKLETLKKLRANVLSDGTSSKDTHYKLASSLIKSLRGSDVDASLYYLARLIDGGESADFIARRLVIFASEDISNANPQALNLATSTLIAVKNIGYPEARIILAQCVVFLASSPKSNSSYLAINSALNYVQNNPALKILSHLDNNHPQRKNYLYPHDFGGWVKQQYLEKNLRFYHSKGVGFEAQLDLWLKDMKKPKG